The region GTGAAGCAGTGGTTTCTGTGTGTGGCCTAATAAGATCTTGAAATCATTTTTGGATGAACCTTTGAATACTGCTTTCATATTGGGGACAATAAACTTGAGACAGGCTTGTCTCCACCAGTCATCAATGGAGTCTGAATTTTTTGATGTACATGATTCTGGGGTTGTTCCTTTTACTGCAAATCCAAGAAGTCATCCTCCTCAAGTGAACTTTAAGAATTTACTAAATGGTATACTGGCAATTCTGACCGGGAAAAATTCTGCTTTTATAGTTACCCAGCCTTGTCTGAGCTCCAGCTCAAACTTTGAATTTCTGGCATCTGGAATCAATGGGGATAGTTTTTTGCACCCATCAGTTTACTTACCTAGTGCACCACCTCTGTTTGAAGTGGAAGCTATTAATTACTCTCCATATCAAGAGATACTCAAAGCTGATCCTCCTGAATGGCTGCCAGACAGTTGCACAACCTCATGCATGCAATGCCGATCTCCTTTCACAGCCCTTACTCGTGGAAGACATCATTGTCGGTTTTGTGGTGGTATTTTCTGCAGAACATGCTCCAAAGGAAGATGCTTGATGCCAATTAAATTCCAACAGCGAGAGCCTCAAAGAGTGTGTGATGCTTGTTACGACAGGCTTGATCCTTTGCAGGGCATATTGATTAACTTGATCAGCAATTCAGTGCAATCTGCAAAACATGATGTTACAGATTGGACATGTACAAAGAGGGTGGTTAAACTTGCCTGTGGGCTTGTCAATGGAACATGAGATATATAAGGC is a window of Dioscorea cayenensis subsp. rotundata cultivar TDr96_F1 chromosome 5, TDr96_F1_v2_PseudoChromosome.rev07_lg8_w22 25.fasta, whole genome shotgun sequence DNA encoding:
- the LOC120261358 gene encoding LOW QUALITY PROTEIN: SH3 domain-containing YSC84-like protein 1 (The sequence of the model RefSeq protein was modified relative to this genomic sequence to represent the inferred CDS: inserted 1 base in 1 codon; deleted 1 base in 1 codon); the protein is MESEFFDVHDSGVVPFTANPRSHPPQVNFKNLLNGILAILTGKNSAFIVTQPCLSSSSNFEFLASGINGDSFLHPSVYLPSAPPLFEVEAINYSPYQEILKADPPEWLPDSCTTSCMQCRSPFTALTRGRHHCRFCGGIFCRTCSKGRCLMPIKFQQREPQRVCDACYDRLDPLQGILINLISNSVQSAKHDVTDWTVQRGWLNLPVGLSMEHEIYKAANILRSYCKVASLNVEKSIPVAVMKGARGLAILTVAKVGAVLTYKLGTGLVVSXRPDGSWSAPSAILSAGLGWGAQIGGELMDFIIVLHGSNAVKTFCSRMHFSLGAGLSAAAGPVGRILEADLRAGESGSGMCYTYSHCKGAFVGVSLEGNIVATRTDANSSFYGDPYLTTTDILLGTVARPKAAEPLYASLDELYSNL